In Flavobacterium endoglycinae, one DNA window encodes the following:
- a CDS encoding ABC transporter permease — protein sequence MKRLISIELQKIWKNKASRVLTLTYFILLSFIALIASIKFDIGPFKFHLAEMGIFNFPFIWHFNTYVAAWLKFFLAIVIVSMMANEYSYGTLKQNLIDGLSKKEFILSKFLTVVVFAFCSTVFVFIMSLLLGLSFSSYTEFGIIFSDLDYLLAFFVKLTGFFSFCLFLGILVKRSAFALGFLLVWSILEGIFKGILVFKIFPDSNTGDKITQFLPLESMSNLIVNPGPRLSVVRNISSQMGVDLDGQYGVDYAAVIIVSVWTFLFIYFSYKLLKSRDL from the coding sequence ATGAAAAGACTTATCTCAATAGAATTACAAAAAATCTGGAAAAACAAAGCCAGCCGTGTTCTTACGCTCACATATTTCATTTTACTTTCGTTTATTGCCTTAATAGCTTCGATAAAATTCGACATTGGCCCTTTTAAATTTCATCTTGCCGAAATGGGAATTTTTAATTTTCCGTTTATATGGCATTTTAATACTTATGTTGCTGCTTGGCTAAAATTCTTTCTTGCTATTGTAATTGTTTCTATGATGGCCAATGAATATAGTTACGGAACTTTAAAACAAAATTTAATTGACGGTTTAAGCAAAAAAGAATTCATTCTTTCAAAATTTCTTACTGTTGTGGTATTTGCTTTCTGCTCTACTGTTTTTGTTTTTATAATGAGTTTATTACTGGGTTTAAGCTTTTCATCGTATACTGAGTTTGGAATTATTTTCAGTGATTTGGATTATCTTTTAGCCTTTTTCGTAAAGCTTACAGGTTTCTTTTCTTTCTGTTTGTTTTTAGGAATTTTGGTAAAACGTTCTGCTTTTGCACTAGGTTTTCTTTTGGTATGGAGTATTCTTGAAGGAATCTTCAAAGGAATTTTAGTTTTTAAAATTTTCCCAGATAGTAACACCGGCGATAAAATCACACAGTTTCTTCCCTTAGAATCAATGTCTAACTTAATTGTTAATCCCGGCCCGCGTCTTTCTGTTGTTAGAAATATCAGTTCGCAAATGGGAGTTGATTTAGACGGACAATATGGAGTTGATTATGCTGCCGTTATTATTGTATCAGTCTGGACATTTTTATTCATTTACTTTTCTTACAAACTACTAAAAAGTCGGGATTTATAG
- a CDS encoding ABC transporter ATP-binding protein, with protein METILTIENLSKKYGRIQALKNVSFSIQKGHVYGILGPNGSGKSTTLGIVLNVVNKTSGNYKWFDGKIETHEALKKVGAIIERPNFYPYMTAEENLKLVCKIKSINYSKIIEKLDLVGLTERKDSKFSTFSLGMKQRLAIASALLNDPEILILDEPTNGLDPQGIHQIRDIIKEIAAQGTTILLASHLLDEVEKVCSHVVVLRKGEILYSGSVDAMSANEGFFEISSNDNTLLKSALENHSAIDRITEEEGKVLVYLKSDLAASELNQFLFSKNIVLSHLVKRKTSLEAQFLALTKNTTSKTN; from the coding sequence TTGGAAACCATACTTACTATCGAGAATCTCAGCAAAAAATACGGACGTATTCAGGCGCTCAAAAATGTATCTTTTTCTATACAAAAAGGTCACGTTTACGGAATTTTAGGTCCTAACGGAAGTGGAAAATCTACAACCTTAGGAATTGTTTTAAATGTTGTTAATAAAACCTCAGGCAATTACAAATGGTTTGATGGAAAGATAGAAACTCATGAAGCTTTGAAAAAAGTAGGCGCGATTATCGAACGCCCAAACTTTTATCCGTACATGACAGCAGAAGAAAATCTAAAGCTTGTCTGTAAAATCAAAAGTATTAATTATTCTAAAATCATTGAAAAACTTGATTTGGTTGGTCTTACCGAAAGAAAGGATTCAAAATTCAGCACTTTTTCTTTAGGAATGAAACAACGTCTGGCAATTGCTTCGGCACTTTTAAATGATCCAGAAATTTTAATTTTAGATGAACCTACAAATGGTTTAGATCCGCAGGGAATTCACCAGATTCGTGACATCATCAAAGAAATCGCAGCACAGGGAACTACCATTTTACTGGCTTCGCATTTGCTGGATGAAGTAGAAAAAGTATGTTCGCATGTAGTGGTTTTACGAAAAGGTGAAATTTTATATTCAGGTTCCGTTGATGCGATGTCGGCTAACGAAGGCTTTTTTGAAATTTCATCAAATGATAATACTCTTTTAAAATCAGCTCTGGAAAATCATTCGGCTATAGACCGAATTACGGAGGAAGAAGGAAAGGTTTTGGTTTACTTAAAATCTGATCTTGCTGCTTCAGAATTAAACCAGTTTTTATTCTCAAAAAATATTGTTTTAAGTCATCTGGTAAAACGTAAAACCAGCCTGGAAGCTCAATTTTTAGCCTTAACCAAAAACACTACTTCAAAAACCAACTAA
- a CDS encoding SdiA-regulated/phytase-like domain-containing protein, whose amino-acid sequence MKKTFLITISIVLLACQQKSGSDLKELYSLPKKLKEVSGITYFPETKLIYTLEDSGNKNAIYAIDSKGKLAKTIKIENAVNVDWEDITKDKAGNIYIGDFGNNDNERRDLCIYKVAKNQLNKDQASAEYKISFSYPEQKEFPPKKKEMFFDVEGFFEQNGYFYLFTKNRSKGFDGTAFIYKIKNAAGTQKAVKIGEFKTCNNYNHCVLTSATISPDGKKVVLLSHDKIVLFKGFKGDLFHKGTQTEISLNHFSQKEAIVFKDNNTLLIADEKTNKIGGKVYEFALSR is encoded by the coding sequence ATGAAAAAGACCTTTTTAATAACCATTTCAATTGTTTTATTAGCCTGTCAGCAGAAATCTGGTTCTGATTTAAAAGAACTGTATTCGCTTCCCAAAAAATTAAAAGAAGTTTCGGGAATTACCTATTTTCCAGAAACCAAACTGATTTACACTTTAGAAGACAGTGGCAATAAAAACGCAATTTATGCTATTGATTCAAAAGGGAAACTGGCAAAAACTATAAAAATTGAAAATGCTGTAAATGTTGATTGGGAAGATATTACCAAAGACAAAGCAGGGAATATCTACATTGGAGATTTCGGAAATAACGATAACGAACGCAGAGATTTGTGTATTTATAAAGTGGCCAAAAATCAGTTAAATAAAGATCAGGCTTCCGCCGAATATAAAATCTCATTTTCGTATCCGGAACAAAAAGAATTTCCGCCAAAGAAGAAAGAAATGTTTTTTGATGTAGAAGGTTTCTTTGAGCAGAATGGTTATTTCTACCTTTTCACTAAAAACCGAAGCAAAGGTTTTGATGGAACTGCTTTTATCTACAAAATCAAAAATGCTGCAGGAACTCAGAAAGCAGTTAAAATTGGAGAATTTAAAACCTGTAATAATTACAATCATTGTGTATTGACGAGCGCGACAATAAGTCCAGATGGAAAAAAAGTAGTTTTATTAAGCCATGATAAAATTGTTTTATTTAAAGGTTTCAAAGGAGATTTATTCCACAAAGGCACACAAACTGAAATTAGCCTAAATCATTTCTCTCAAAAAGAAGCCATCGTTTTTAAAGACAACAACACTTTGTTGATAGCTGATGAAAAAACAAATAAAATAGGAGGAAAGGTTTATGAGTTTGCTCTAAGTCGCTAA
- a CDS encoding metallophosphoesterase: protein MKLFLDNHFIATIKNYLAAIMALFIVYSCATHKPQYGKNVSANETQNATDTLKIAHTFFLVGDAGNADEEQAKQTLDLLHQKLKKANKKSTLIFLGDNIYPKGFPADKHAEDKALAETKLTNQLKIAEGFKGKTIFIPGNHDWYSGIKGLEKQADFVTKYLNDKKAFLPRKTCPIEDVKIDSTTALITVDSEWFLEDWDDHPTINDNCEIKTREDFFDELESILNKNQEKTVVLAIHHPLLSNGTHGGQFSLEKQLFPLEKKIPLPVIGSFINLLRKTSGVSPQDIQNKQYTIYAKRIKTLLQKQKNVIVVSGHDHNLQYISKENIQQIISGAGSKSEAARAINPFDFSYGGNGYATLTLYKTGDAKVNFFGNENNKEKMLFEREIIKAKEINWASDIPNNFPSKVTTSIYSPKMTEKSLFHKFLFGQHYRKYYSMPIEATTATVDTLKGGLKPIREGGGHQSVSLRMSDPQGREYVMRAMKKSATVFLQSVAFKDQYVVNDFEKTYAEDFLFDFYTTSHPYSSFAIGSMSDKIGLRHTNPILYYIPKQNGLGEFNAGFGDQLYMVEERPADNHLDGKNFGKPTNIIGTDDMMLNLHKDEKYVVDEKEYIKARLFDMLLGDWDRHSDQWRWAEYKENGKVVYRPIPRDRDQAFVKYDGALLSILMNIPALRHMRTFKYKIDNVKWLSREPYPMDLAFLKTATEKDWVEQAKYIQENLSDSDIDTAFKNLPKEVQDATIDEIKAKLKNRKKDLQKYAVRYSDVLSKTVMIAGTDKKDKFVLNHNVKKGIEIQVFRVKKEGDELVYTKNVTDAKTKNLWIYGLDDNDVFEVKGNEKSRIKIRLIGGQNNDTYTIENGRKVIVYDFKSKENTYNLDSKTQTQLTDDYDVNLYNYERPKYNVISGLPNVGFNPDDGVKVGINLNYTLNNFKQNPYTQRHIVNAFYYFATGGLEFNYAAHFPGLLGKWVIDVESLYTTPNFAMNYFGYGNETTYDNKEVGMDYNRVRIRKFNASGAIRHVGRYGSEFSIQPIFERMTVEDTENRFINIPGIVNPDIFNSQNFGSLKVKYQFKNADFAAKPTLGIHFMIAGTWTTNLDETKKNFPTLESVLGFTHKIDHNGQLILATYFKGKAILNNNYEFYQGAALGGDTDLRGFRNERFLGSSYFSQSSDLRLSIGKIRKTVAPMTYGILGGFDYGRIWLDGENSRKWHQDYGGGLWLNAINVITARISYFKSPDEVGRVIFGAAYSF, encoded by the coding sequence ATGAAATTGTTTTTGGATAATCATTTTATTGCTACGATTAAAAACTATTTAGCAGCAATAATGGCACTATTCATTGTTTATTCCTGTGCGACGCATAAGCCGCAATATGGAAAAAATGTCAGCGCCAACGAAACACAAAACGCAACAGATACCCTAAAAATTGCACACACGTTTTTTCTTGTTGGAGATGCTGGAAATGCAGATGAAGAACAGGCCAAACAAACGCTTGATCTTTTACATCAAAAACTTAAAAAAGCCAATAAAAAATCGACACTTATTTTTTTAGGAGATAACATTTATCCTAAAGGTTTTCCTGCTGATAAACATGCCGAAGACAAGGCTTTAGCTGAAACAAAATTGACTAACCAATTAAAAATAGCAGAAGGTTTTAAAGGTAAAACCATTTTTATTCCCGGAAATCACGATTGGTACAGCGGCATAAAAGGTCTTGAAAAACAAGCCGATTTTGTGACCAAATATTTAAATGATAAAAAAGCGTTTCTGCCAAGAAAAACCTGTCCTATTGAAGATGTAAAAATTGATAGTACTACTGCGTTAATAACTGTTGACAGCGAGTGGTTCCTGGAAGACTGGGACGATCACCCTACTATAAATGATAACTGCGAAATTAAAACTCGCGAAGATTTCTTTGATGAACTGGAAAGTATTTTAAATAAAAATCAGGAGAAAACAGTTGTTTTGGCCATTCATCATCCTTTATTAAGCAATGGAACTCACGGCGGACAATTTTCATTAGAAAAGCAATTGTTCCCTTTAGAGAAAAAAATTCCGCTTCCTGTAATTGGATCTTTTATTAATTTATTGAGAAAAACTTCCGGAGTAAGTCCACAGGATATTCAGAATAAACAATATACAATTTATGCCAAAAGAATTAAGACGCTTTTGCAGAAGCAGAAAAATGTAATTGTAGTTTCGGGACACGATCATAATCTACAATACATCAGTAAAGAAAATATTCAGCAGATTATCAGCGGCGCGGGATCAAAATCAGAAGCGGCAAGAGCCATAAATCCGTTTGATTTTTCGTATGGTGGAAATGGATACGCCACTTTAACTTTATACAAAACTGGTGATGCTAAAGTTAATTTCTTTGGAAATGAAAACAATAAAGAAAAAATGCTTTTCGAGCGTGAAATCATAAAAGCAAAAGAAATCAACTGGGCTTCTGATATTCCAAATAATTTCCCTTCAAAAGTGACAACTTCAATCTATTCTCCAAAAATGACGGAGAAAAGTTTGTTTCACAAATTTTTATTCGGACAGCATTACAGAAAATATTACAGTATGCCAATTGAAGCTACAACTGCAACGGTAGATACTTTAAAAGGCGGATTAAAACCAATTCGCGAAGGCGGCGGACATCAGTCGGTTTCTTTACGAATGTCAGATCCACAGGGTCGAGAATATGTTATGCGTGCCATGAAAAAAAGCGCTACTGTCTTTCTACAGTCGGTTGCTTTTAAAGATCAGTATGTCGTAAACGATTTTGAAAAGACTTATGCTGAAGATTTCTTATTTGATTTTTATACGACTTCACATCCCTATTCTTCTTTTGCAATTGGAAGTATGTCTGATAAAATTGGCTTAAGACACACAAATCCTATTTTGTATTATATTCCAAAACAAAATGGTTTGGGTGAATTTAATGCAGGTTTTGGCGATCAATTGTATATGGTTGAAGAAAGACCGGCAGATAATCATCTTGATGGGAAAAACTTCGGAAAACCAACTAATATTATTGGCACCGATGATATGATGCTGAACCTTCATAAAGATGAAAAATATGTGGTTGATGAAAAAGAATACATCAAGGCACGTTTATTTGATATGCTTTTGGGTGACTGGGACCGACACAGCGATCAATGGCGTTGGGCAGAATATAAGGAAAATGGAAAAGTGGTTTACAGACCTATTCCGCGAGATCGTGATCAGGCTTTTGTAAAATACGATGGAGCTTTGCTTTCTATTTTAATGAATATTCCGGCGCTTCGTCATATGCGAACTTTCAAATACAAAATTGACAATGTAAAATGGCTGAGCAGAGAACCTTATCCTATGGATTTGGCATTTTTGAAAACCGCAACAGAAAAAGACTGGGTCGAACAAGCGAAATACATTCAGGAAAATTTAAGCGACAGCGATATTGATACTGCTTTTAAAAATCTGCCGAAAGAAGTTCAAGACGCAACAATTGACGAAATCAAAGCGAAACTAAAAAACAGAAAAAAAGATCTTCAAAAATATGCGGTTCGTTATTCTGATGTTTTGAGCAAAACGGTTATGATTGCGGGAACAGACAAAAAAGACAAGTTTGTTTTGAATCATAATGTGAAAAAAGGAATTGAAATTCAGGTTTTCAGAGTTAAAAAAGAAGGCGATGAATTGGTTTATACCAAAAATGTAACGGATGCTAAAACTAAAAACTTATGGATTTATGGTTTGGATGATAATGATGTTTTTGAGGTAAAAGGAAATGAGAAATCCAGAATTAAAATCCGTCTAATTGGTGGTCAGAACAATGATACATATACAATCGAAAACGGAAGAAAGGTAATTGTCTATGATTTTAAATCAAAAGAAAACACGTATAATCTTGATTCGAAAACACAGACTCAGTTGACAGATGATTATGATGTCAATTTGTACAATTATGAAAGACCAAAATACAATGTGATTTCTGGACTTCCTAATGTTGGTTTCAATCCTGATGATGGGGTAAAAGTGGGTATTAATTTAAATTATACGCTTAATAATTTCAAACAGAATCCGTATACACAAAGACACATAGTAAATGCTTTTTATTATTTTGCAACTGGCGGTTTAGAGTTTAATTATGCAGCACATTTCCCTGGATTGTTAGGAAAGTGGGTAATTGACGTTGAATCATTGTACACGACTCCAAATTTTGCGATGAATTATTTTGGTTACGGAAACGAAACCACATACGATAATAAGGAAGTGGGAATGGATTATAATCGTGTCCGAATTCGAAAATTTAATGCTTCTGGGGCGATAAGACACGTTGGAAGATATGGAAGTGAATTTAGTATTCAGCCTATTTTCGAAAGAATGACAGTTGAAGACACGGAAAATAGATTTATTAATATTCCTGGAATTGTAAATCCTGATATCTTTAATAGTCAGAATTTTGGAAGTTTAAAAGTAAAATATCAATTTAAAAATGCCGATTTTGCTGCAAAACCAACTTTAGGAATTCATTTTATGATTGCTGGAACTTGGACAACCAATCTTGATGAAACTAAAAAGAACTTCCCTACTCTGGAAAGTGTTTTAGGTTTTACGCACAAAATTGATCATAACGGACAATTGATTTTGGCTACTTATTTTAAAGGAAAAGCAATCTTAAATAATAACTACGAATTTTATCAAGGTGCTGCTCTGGGCGGCGATACTGATTTGCGCGGATTTAGAAATGAGCGTTTCTTAGGAAGTTCGTACTTCTCTCAAAGTTCTGATTTGCGTTTAAGTATTGGAAAAATCAGAAAAACTGTCGCACCAATGACTTACGGAATTCTGGGTGGTTTCGACTACGGAAGAATCTGGCTTGACGGTGAAAATTCAAGAAAATGGCATCAGGATTACGGCGGCGGACTTTGGTTAAATGCAATCAACGTAATCACAGCCAGAATATCTTATTTTAAATCTCCTGATGAAGTTGGAAGGGTGATTTTTGGAGCGGCATATAGTTTTTAA
- a CDS encoding Pycsar system effector family protein produces the protein MNLIEQSEDFVSNLLKDKLSNLYSYHNFNHTFTVVSAVKELCKKEDVVGDDKEALLVAAWFHDTGYVNGYEDHEEKSIKIAADFLKEKGKSAEFIDKVSGLILATAKEYQPKTHLEKIIKDADYAHLMGTEYTTTCELLRLELKNTGIVSFTNAEWTKENLNFLLNKHRFYTDYALKKWQPLKEKNLLLIQKKINKQELKAAAAIEAENKKKGKDEKPERGIDTLFRVTLGNHTRLSGIADSKANILLSVNAIIISIALSTIIPKLDSPKNAHLVVPTFVMLMSSVITIIFAILSTRPKVTSGYFTRADVEARKVNLMFFGNFYKMPLEDYDWAMNEMMKDRDYLYSTMIKDLYYLGLVLQRKYNLLRIAYNLFMFGIIITVISFVIAFKSI, from the coding sequence ATGAATCTAATAGAACAATCCGAGGATTTCGTCAGTAATTTACTCAAAGATAAACTTTCTAATTTATATTCTTATCATAATTTTAACCATACTTTCACCGTAGTTTCTGCGGTAAAAGAGTTGTGTAAAAAAGAAGATGTAGTAGGCGATGATAAAGAGGCACTTTTGGTTGCCGCTTGGTTTCATGACACGGGATATGTGAACGGATACGAAGACCACGAAGAGAAAAGTATTAAAATCGCGGCTGATTTTTTAAAAGAAAAAGGAAAATCTGCGGAGTTTATTGATAAAGTTTCGGGTTTAATTCTGGCTACTGCTAAAGAATATCAGCCCAAAACTCATTTGGAAAAAATCATTAAAGATGCTGATTATGCTCATTTAATGGGAACCGAGTATACTACAACCTGCGAATTGCTTCGATTGGAACTAAAAAACACGGGAATTGTAAGTTTTACAAATGCTGAGTGGACAAAAGAAAACTTGAATTTTCTGTTGAACAAACACCGTTTTTATACTGATTACGCTTTGAAAAAATGGCAGCCTTTAAAGGAAAAAAACCTGCTTTTGATTCAGAAAAAAATAAACAAACAGGAATTGAAAGCCGCTGCAGCGATCGAAGCAGAAAACAAAAAGAAAGGCAAAGACGAAAAACCAGAACGCGGTATTGATACTTTGTTTCGTGTTACACTTGGAAATCATACACGATTAAGCGGCATTGCCGATAGTAAAGCTAATATTCTATTGTCTGTCAATGCGATTATTATTTCGATTGCACTTTCTACAATCATCCCAAAATTAGATAGTCCAAAAAATGCACATTTAGTGGTGCCGACATTTGTTATGCTGATGTCAAGCGTTATTACGATTATTTTTGCAATTCTATCGACACGACCAAAAGTAACTTCGGGATATTTTACCCGTGCTGATGTAGAAGCCAGGAAAGTAAATTTGATGTTCTTTGGGAATTTCTATAAAATGCCTCTTGAAGATTATGATTGGGCCATGAACGAAATGATGAAAGACCGCGATTATTTGTATTCGACCATGATAAAAGATTTGTATTATCTTGGGTTGGTATTACAGCGAAAATATAACCTACTTAGAATTGCTTATAATTTATTTATGTTCGGAATTATTATTACAGTGATTTCGTTTGTGATTGCTTTTAAATCAATTTAA
- a CDS encoding GAF domain-containing protein — translation MDRHVPKESPFETIISFHKLIESFEEIALSDVDYRSNYAKAILREVEAFPEFRTGIRDLATIRKNEALIKNIAADLFPTALTHNEIKAITIPFQNISFNYTERFKKILRNAGDEFYMEIRDFDDHQFYINNCCLILAYHYNQNIDFNKPFFYDIPDEEGVERHYRIMYNADFMEIIPTEKSVELSQNDIDQLIDNYNNIELWKSKFPPGSWILKGFGIVSLFDATTESAISTLKSNLLKPDNSRVTSTDIVENIFRSIFKIPSLKVGFIIYNPEEEKFIRPMKFDNHMESYLLKSDQEMDCKNAFFGCSFENLLDNKEPFVISNVKKFIEESNNKRLGEHLLKQGIQSCVFAPVIKDDHLLGIVELVSENPRDLNSVNATKLDLVLPYLTDTIDRYNTDMQHQIEAIIQREYTTIHPSVYWKFKKESQNYFQNINHTKDYIFKEIVFKNVFPLYGQIDIKSSSEHRNETVKIDLKNQLTALLEIFDNQKPNSNLVLLEQRKFELESLRSELDFPLKADTEQHIQRYIEEEIHPILKNTKGNAKNEKLEELYFESLDEKTGMFYQERKKFDNAMSIINKRLATVLDKKQVEAQQIYPHYYERFKTDGVEHNLYIGSSISPTKPFDIMYLHNLRLWQLQTLCEMELEHHQLKESLPYELDVTSLILVFSQPLSIRFRMDEKRFDVDGTYNARYEVVKKRIDKSNIKGTNERITEKEKITIVYSQNSEEAEYLKYIKYLQHKKILEPSIEQFEVEDLQGVSGLRAIRVKVINNTTSSAVKKITYQDLLDELN, via the coding sequence ATGGATCGACACGTACCCAAAGAAAGTCCTTTCGAAACGATAATCTCATTTCATAAACTAATTGAATCCTTTGAAGAAATTGCTTTATCTGATGTAGATTACCGATCTAACTATGCCAAAGCCATTTTAAGAGAAGTTGAAGCTTTTCCAGAATTTAGAACTGGAATTCGTGATCTTGCTACGATCAGAAAAAATGAAGCTTTAATTAAAAATATCGCTGCCGATTTATTTCCGACGGCTTTGACTCACAACGAAATAAAAGCAATTACAATTCCATTTCAGAATATTTCTTTCAATTATACAGAGCGTTTCAAAAAAATTCTGCGTAATGCGGGAGATGAATTTTATATGGAAATTCGTGATTTCGACGATCATCAATTCTATATTAATAACTGTTGTTTGATATTAGCGTATCACTACAATCAAAATATAGATTTTAACAAACCCTTTTTCTATGATATTCCAGATGAAGAAGGCGTAGAACGACATTACCGAATTATGTACAATGCTGATTTTATGGAGATTATTCCAACCGAAAAATCAGTTGAACTTTCTCAAAATGATATTGATCAATTAATTGACAATTACAATAACATAGAATTATGGAAATCAAAGTTTCCTCCTGGGAGCTGGATTTTAAAAGGTTTTGGAATTGTTTCTTTGTTTGACGCAACTACAGAAAGTGCTATTTCGACTTTAAAAAGTAACTTATTAAAACCAGATAATTCGAGAGTAACTTCTACAGATATTGTAGAAAACATCTTTAGATCTATCTTTAAGATTCCGAGTTTAAAAGTTGGTTTTATAATCTACAATCCTGAAGAAGAAAAGTTTATCAGACCTATGAAGTTTGATAATCACATGGAAAGTTATCTTTTAAAATCAGATCAGGAAATGGATTGTAAAAATGCATTTTTTGGATGTTCATTTGAAAATCTACTGGATAATAAAGAACCTTTTGTGATTTCGAATGTCAAAAAATTCATCGAAGAATCTAACAACAAACGACTTGGCGAACATTTACTGAAACAAGGTATTCAAAGCTGTGTTTTTGCACCTGTCATCAAAGACGATCATTTATTAGGAATCGTTGAATTAGTTTCAGAAAACCCAAGAGATTTAAACAGCGTCAACGCTACAAAACTAGATTTGGTTCTGCCGTATTTAACCGATACTATTGATCGTTATAATACTGATATGCAGCATCAGATTGAAGCAATTATTCAGCGTGAATACACTACAATTCACCCAAGTGTGTATTGGAAATTCAAAAAAGAATCTCAGAATTATTTCCAAAATATAAATCATACGAAAGATTATATTTTCAAAGAAATTGTCTTTAAAAATGTTTTTCCATTATATGGACAGATCGATATTAAAAGCTCGTCTGAACATCGAAATGAAACGGTTAAAATTGATTTAAAAAATCAGCTTACAGCGCTTCTGGAAATTTTTGATAATCAGAAACCAAATTCAAATCTGGTTCTTTTGGAACAACGTAAATTCGAATTGGAATCACTTCGAAGCGAACTTGATTTCCCTTTAAAAGCTGATACGGAGCAACATATTCAGCGTTATATTGAAGAAGAAATCCACCCAATCCTGAAAAACACCAAAGGCAATGCTAAAAATGAAAAATTAGAAGAATTGTATTTTGAAAGTCTGGACGAAAAAACGGGAATGTTTTATCAGGAAAGAAAGAAATTTGACAATGCCATGTCTATTATCAATAAAAGACTGGCTACTGTTTTAGATAAAAAACAAGTTGAAGCGCAACAGATTTATCCGCATTATTATGAGCGTTTTAAAACCGATGGTGTAGAACATAATTTGTACATTGGATCTTCGATTTCGCCAACAAAACCATTCGATATTATGTATTTGCATAATCTTCGTTTGTGGCAGTTACAGACTTTATGCGAAATGGAATTAGAACATCATCAGCTTAAAGAATCGCTCCCTTACGAATTGGATGTGACTTCTTTAATATTAGTGTTCAGCCAGCCGCTTTCTATCCGTTTCAGAATGGATGAAAAACGTTTTGATGTTGACGGAACTTACAATGCTAGATATGAAGTCGTTAAAAAACGAATTGACAAATCGAATATTAAAGGGACAAACGAAAGAATTACTGAAAAAGAGAAAATCACTATTGTATATTCTCAAAACAGCGAAGAAGCAGAATATTTAAAATACATTAAATACCTGCAACACAAGAAAATACTTGAACCTTCAATTGAACAATTTGAAGTTGAAGATCTTCAGGGAGTTTCTGGTTTACGAGCAATTCGTGTAAAAGTGATTAATAACACAACAAGTTCTGCAGTAAAAAAAATAACTTATCAGGATTTATTAGATGAGCTCAACTAA
- a CDS encoding SDR family oxidoreductase yields the protein MKNLENKVAIVTGGNSGIGYAAAADLAAKGAKVIVTGRNKEALSKAETELNVTGIVADQSDLKSIDNLVEEVKAKFGKIDIVFLNAGVASFAPVELAPEDHYDTIMNVNTKGVYFTVQKLLPILNDGGSIIFNTSVNAHLGMPNSSVYAASKAAVLSFNKVLAVELAPRKIRVNAVSPGPVETPLYGKLGLQKEEVEGFGTVLGEKILLKRFAQSAEIAKTVSFLASDDSSFITGTEIVIDGGLTVNAVV from the coding sequence ATGAAAAATTTAGAAAACAAAGTTGCTATAGTAACAGGTGGAAACAGTGGAATAGGATACGCAGCAGCAGCTGATTTAGCAGCAAAAGGGGCAAAAGTAATTGTAACAGGCAGAAACAAAGAAGCTTTATCAAAAGCCGAAACTGAATTGAATGTTACTGGAATCGTAGCTGACCAATCTGATTTAAAATCGATTGATAATTTGGTTGAAGAAGTAAAAGCAAAATTCGGAAAAATTGATATTGTATTCCTAAATGCTGGTGTTGCTTCTTTTGCTCCAGTAGAACTTGCTCCAGAAGATCATTATGATACGATTATGAATGTAAACACAAAAGGAGTGTATTTTACCGTTCAAAAACTATTGCCAATTTTAAATGATGGCGGTTCTATTATTTTTAATACTTCGGTAAATGCACATCTTGGAATGCCAAATTCAAGTGTGTATGCAGCAAGTAAAGCAGCGGTTTTATCTTTTAATAAAGTGCTTGCTGTAGAGTTAGCACCAAGAAAAATCAGAGTAAATGCGGTTTCTCCTGGTCCAGTTGAAACTCCGCTGTATGGAAAGTTAGGTTTGCAAAAAGAAGAAGTAGAAGGGTTCGGAACTGTTTTGGGTGAGAAAATCTTGTTGAAACGTTTTGCTCAATCAGCTGAAATTGCCAAAACAGTTTCGTTTTTAGCATCAGATGATTCTTCTTTCATAACAGGAACTGAAATTGTGATCGATGGTGGACTTACTGTAAATGCTGTTGTATAA